The following proteins come from a genomic window of Nautilia profundicola AmH:
- the clpP gene encoding ATP-dependent Clp endopeptidase proteolytic subunit ClpP, with translation MSILVPTVIEKTGRGERAYDIYSRLLKDRIIMLQGEINDHVSSIIVAQMLFLEAENPEKDIYLYINSPGGVVTSGMAIYDTMNYIKPDVVTICMGQAASMGAFLLSSGAKGKRFALPHARIMIHQPLGGAQGQATDIEIHAKEILRMKKELNKILAENTGQSVRKIERDTERDFFMSAEEAMKYGLIDKVLKKRDS, from the coding sequence ATGAGTATTTTAGTTCCTACCGTTATTGAAAAAACAGGAAGAGGAGAGAGAGCATACGATATATACTCTCGCCTTCTTAAAGACAGAATTATTATGCTTCAAGGCGAAATTAACGATCATGTATCAAGCATAATCGTGGCGCAAATGCTATTTTTAGAAGCAGAAAACCCTGAAAAAGATATTTATCTTTATATCAATTCTCCGGGTGGAGTAGTTACAAGCGGAATGGCGATATATGATACGATGAATTATATAAAGCCTGATGTTGTAACAATCTGTATGGGGCAAGCTGCAAGTATGGGAGCATTTTTACTTTCAAGTGGTGCTAAAGGCAAAAGATTTGCACTTCCACATGCGAGAATTATGATTCATCAACCTCTTGGTGGAGCTCAGGGACAGGCTACAGATATTGAGATTCATGCCAAAGAGATTCTAAGAATGAAAAAAGAATTAAACAAAATCTTAGCTGAAAACACAGGACAAAGTGTCAGAAAAATAGAAAGAGACACTGAAAGAGATTTCTTTATGAGTGCTGAAGAGGCAATGAAATACGGACTAATAGATAAGGTTCTAAAAAAAAGAGATAGCTAA
- a CDS encoding lipid A biosynthesis lauroyl acyltransferase codes for MNFDNMFYYGYLFLEKLLKICPDFMKKYLKKLLTFLFYKFDSKRKKIVFVNLDLAYGDTLSKKEKEKIAKKVYENFVSNLFEFIELSKMSKEDLAKKVEFENLEIVKNELRKGPVIFTGAHFGNWEISLLAIGAFITPVSAVVREIDNSKLNARIKKIREKFNVKIYGKKGALKNLMRDLKNGRSIGILVDQNTSKEEGIDTKFFGKKVLQTPSAALLSKKLKVPVVMGFAEKKDDKWVISFKDVFVCDDIQSCVDRQSKTIEEEVKKYPELWYWFHRRFKHYYEDRYE; via the coding sequence ATGAATTTTGATAATATGTTTTATTACGGATATCTGTTTTTAGAAAAATTACTAAAAATATGTCCTGATTTTATGAAAAAATATTTAAAAAAATTATTGACATTTCTGTTTTATAAATTTGATTCAAAAAGAAAAAAGATAGTGTTTGTTAATCTTGATTTAGCTTACGGAGATACTCTTTCTAAAAAAGAAAAAGAAAAAATAGCAAAAAAAGTTTATGAAAACTTCGTAAGCAATCTGTTTGAATTTATCGAACTTTCAAAAATGAGTAAAGAAGATTTGGCCAAAAAAGTTGAATTTGAGAATCTTGAAATAGTGAAAAATGAGCTTCGAAAAGGGCCTGTGATTTTTACAGGGGCACATTTTGGAAACTGGGAAATTTCATTACTTGCGATAGGCGCTTTTATTACACCTGTAAGTGCAGTTGTTCGTGAAATTGATAATTCAAAATTAAACGCAAGAATTAAAAAAATTCGTGAAAAATTCAATGTAAAAATATACGGTAAAAAAGGCGCTCTTAAAAATTTAATGAGAGATTTGAAGAACGGAAGAAGCATAGGAATTTTAGTTGATCAGAATACATCTAAAGAAGAAGGGATTGATACCAAATTTTTCGGTAAAAAGGTTCTTCAGACACCAAGTGCGGCGCTTCTTAGTAAAAAACTGAAAGTTCCTGTTGTTATGGGCTTTGCAGAAAAAAAAGACGATAAATGGGTTATAAGTTTTAAAGACGTGTTTGTTTGTGATGATATTCAAAGCTGTGTTGACAGGCAGTCTAAAACAATTGAGGAAGAAGTTAAAAAATATCCGGAATTATGGTACTGGTTTCACAGAAGGTTTAAACATTATTACGAGGACAGATATGAATAA
- a CDS encoding NAD(P)H-hydrate dehydratase — protein sequence MKPAFKEVYTFDKKCYEEYKLTEDILMEHAAYSMALEIFKRVPKNSVVNIVAGPGNNGADGVTLARILLGDYHVNLYMPLGAKSVMCKLQLERFKAVGGVVENKYKNCDCLVDAIFGSGLKRDLSDNIVSIINKMNHLQALKIACDIPTGIDDSGNLRPVAFRADLTVTMGAEKISLYSDAAKDYVGEIIKADLGVSFTKYIHKCCYFILEKDDLITPIRKRQNTHKRSYGHLGVLVGDKPGAGILASQAAFNYGCGLVSVVSREKIQTPYEIMQTGKIENFSALAFGMGMNNHFDDILDDIVKLEIPMVIDADMFYKEKIKSFLNKKAVLTPHPKEFASLLKILELGEYNVKEVQERRFELAEKFSEKYPHVVLLLKGANKIIAYNKKLFIDPNGDVALAKGGSGDVLAGIIGSLLAQGWHPLKAAIHGSLAHSLAGHYNPNYALTPTKIIKNLEKLI from the coding sequence ATGAAACCTGCATTTAAAGAAGTATATACATTTGATAAGAAGTGTTATGAAGAGTATAAGCTTACAGAAGATATATTAATGGAGCATGCCGCATATTCTATGGCACTTGAAATATTTAAAAGAGTACCTAAAAATTCAGTGGTCAATATTGTAGCAGGTCCGGGCAATAACGGTGCTGACGGGGTTACACTTGCGAGAATACTGCTTGGGGATTATCATGTGAATCTGTATATGCCGCTCGGTGCAAAATCCGTGATGTGTAAACTTCAGCTTGAAAGATTTAAAGCTGTAGGCGGTGTGGTTGAAAATAAATACAAAAACTGCGACTGTCTGGTGGATGCGATATTCGGAAGCGGGCTTAAAAGGGATTTGAGTGACAATATTGTGTCTATTATAAATAAAATGAATCATTTACAAGCATTGAAAATAGCATGTGATATTCCTACCGGAATTGACGATAGCGGTAATCTGCGTCCGGTGGCTTTTAGAGCGGATTTGACGGTAACGATGGGTGCCGAAAAAATTTCTTTATACAGCGACGCGGCAAAAGATTATGTGGGTGAGATAATAAAAGCGGATCTGGGGGTTAGTTTTACTAAATATATTCACAAATGCTGTTATTTTATATTGGAAAAAGATGATTTAATAACGCCTATTAGAAAAAGACAAAACACACATAAACGTTCATACGGACATTTGGGTGTATTGGTAGGAGATAAGCCGGGAGCCGGGATTTTAGCTTCACAGGCGGCATTTAATTACGGATGCGGGCTTGTAAGTGTGGTAAGCCGTGAAAAAATCCAAACACCATATGAAATTATGCAAACGGGAAAAATAGAAAATTTCAGTGCACTTGCTTTCGGAATGGGTATGAACAATCATTTTGATGATATTTTAGACGATATTGTTAAACTTGAAATTCCTATGGTTATTGATGCGGATATGTTTTATAAAGAAAAAATAAAATCGTTTTTAAATAAAAAAGCCGTACTAACTCCTCACCCTAAAGAGTTTGCAAGTCTTCTTAAAATTTTAGAACTTGGGGAATATAACGTAAAAGAAGTGCAGGAAAGAAGGTTTGAGCTGGCTGAAAAGTTTAGTGAAAAATATCCGCATGTGGTATTGCTGCTTAAAGGTGCTAACAAAATAATAGCCTACAATAAAAAACTGTTTATTGATCCGAACGGTGATGTTGCATTAGCAAAAGGCGGAAGCGGGGATGTGCTTGCCGGAATTATAGGTTCACTTCTTGCTCAGGGATGGCATCCTTTGAAAGCCGCAATTCACGGAAGTTTAGCTCATTCACTTGCAGGACATTATAATCCGAATTATGCTTTAACTCCAACGAAGATTATTAAAAATTTAGAAAAATTAATATGA
- a CDS encoding YifB family Mg chelatase-like AAA ATPase, translated as MEKTAKTKTKKINSATLEGFEAQKVEVESSFTKGLPGFAIVGLGSQAIQESKERIKSALLNNDFEFPPLKITINLAPADLPKSGSQLDLPIALSILYHKKNIDLSEYLVLGELGLDGSLKDTNSIFPIILSLKPKKVIIPLQSAEKVSKIPGVEVYAFSHIKEFEEFEPKKVENNDFNYSHIKIEGKKYYYLENFELDFKDVLGQNQAKEAALISAAGFHNILFEGSPGVGKSMIIGRMRYILPPMSLEEILEVEKYNSLEGKEVTFKPVRPFRSPHYSSTKAAIFGGGSRGAKIGEIAFANKGMLFFDELPHFQKDVLENLRLPLQDKKVLISRVNSKIEYETDILFAAAMNPCPCGNLLSTNKECRCTELEIKRYKNRISEPLYDRIEIYLQMTEDDSKDTVSSKEMFEKILTAFEIQKGEFNANLPENYKFDMKNGAYEILKKAIVNFGLSKRSEFNLLKVAKTVANINKRNKIQKEDLLKALQFRRR; from the coding sequence GTGGAAAAAACTGCTAAAACAAAAACGAAAAAAATAAATTCAGCTACGCTTGAAGGATTTGAAGCCCAAAAAGTAGAAGTTGAAAGCTCATTTACAAAAGGTCTTCCTGGATTCGCGATTGTCGGGCTCGGCTCACAGGCGATTCAGGAGAGTAAAGAGCGTATTAAATCAGCTCTTTTAAATAACGATTTCGAATTTCCCCCTCTTAAAATCACTATCAATTTAGCTCCGGCGGATTTGCCCAAATCCGGTTCACAATTAGATCTTCCCATAGCTCTAAGTATTTTGTATCATAAAAAAAATATTGATTTAAGCGAATATCTTGTTCTTGGAGAGCTCGGGCTTGATGGGAGTTTGAAAGATACCAATTCCATATTTCCTATTATTCTTTCACTAAAGCCTAAAAAAGTGATTATTCCTCTTCAGAGTGCCGAGAAAGTGAGCAAAATACCGGGTGTTGAAGTTTATGCTTTTTCGCATATTAAGGAGTTTGAAGAGTTTGAGCCTAAAAAGGTGGAAAATAACGACTTTAATTACAGCCATATAAAAATAGAAGGCAAAAAATATTATTATCTTGAAAATTTCGAACTTGATTTTAAGGATGTACTGGGACAAAACCAGGCAAAAGAGGCTGCTTTGATTTCTGCGGCCGGGTTTCACAACATACTTTTTGAAGGAAGCCCGGGGGTCGGAAAGTCGATGATAATCGGAAGAATGAGGTATATTTTGCCTCCTATGAGTCTGGAAGAGATACTTGAAGTGGAAAAATATAATTCGCTTGAAGGCAAAGAAGTTACGTTTAAACCGGTAAGACCTTTCCGTTCGCCTCACTACTCATCAACAAAGGCGGCGATATTCGGAGGCGGCAGCAGGGGTGCGAAGATAGGGGAGATTGCGTTTGCGAATAAAGGAATGCTCTTTTTTGATGAGCTTCCGCATTTTCAAAAAGACGTGCTTGAGAATTTAAGGCTTCCACTTCAGGATAAAAAGGTGCTCATTAGCCGTGTAAATTCAAAAATAGAATACGAAACCGACATACTTTTTGCGGCTGCTATGAATCCTTGTCCTTGCGGAAATCTGTTGAGTACGAATAAAGAGTGCAGATGTACGGAGCTGGAGATTAAAAGGTATAAAAACAGAATCAGCGAACCTTTGTATGACAGGATAGAGATATATCTGCAGATGACCGAGGACGACTCGAAAGACACCGTTTCAAGTAAAGAGATGTTTGAAAAAATTTTAACGGCATTTGAGATACAAAAGGGTGAGTTTAACGCAAACCTTCCTGAAAATTATAAATTCGATATGAAAAACGGCGCTTACGAAATACTGAAAAAAGCGATTGTTAATTTTGGGCTTAGCAAAAGAAGCGAATTTAACCTGTTAAAAGTTGCTAAAACTGTTGCGAATATAAATAAAAGAAATAAAATTCAAAAAGAAGATCTTTTAAAAGCACTTCAGTTTAGAAGGCGTTAG
- a CDS encoding metallophosphoesterase family protein, translating into MKIISDTHFGHTNMLLHEPSRMQKARMEGYEDFDRFLIEYLNSYISKNNEVLHLGDVAFKDRYTMAEKLNGKITLIKGNHDKQKHIEFYKSIGWDVIEDIRIEIDIDKSWFDYLKYKYDTKTLAKTACLVKEINGKKILFSHYPVFNDNPYDEKFQNISNLLEEVFTLCGCDINIHGHTHSYKVADKRCINACLEVNDFKPLENFDLL; encoded by the coding sequence ATGAAAATAATATCCGATACACATTTCGGTCATACAAATATGCTGCTTCATGAACCTTCGAGAATGCAAAAAGCGAGAATGGAAGGGTATGAAGACTTTGATCGGTTTTTAATTGAATATCTTAATTCCTATATTTCCAAAAATAACGAAGTACTACATTTGGGAGATGTGGCTTTTAAAGACAGATATACAATGGCAGAAAAACTAAACGGTAAAATCACGCTTATCAAAGGCAATCACGATAAACAAAAACATATTGAGTTTTATAAATCAATAGGCTGGGATGTTATAGAAGATATAAGAATAGAAATAGATATTGATAAAAGTTGGTTTGATTATTTAAAATATAAATATGATACAAAAACCCTTGCAAAAACAGCCTGTCTGGTAAAAGAGATTAATGGTAAAAAAATTCTTTTTTCACATTATCCGGTATTTAATGACAATCCTTATGATGAAAAGTTTCAAAACATCTCTAATCTTCTTGAAGAAGTTTTTACGCTTTGCGGCTGTGATATAAATATTCACGGGCATACTCATTCGTATAAGGTTGCGGATAAAAGGTGTATAAACGCCTGTCTGGAAGTAAATGATTTTAAACCTCTTGAAAATTTTGATCTTTTATAA
- a CDS encoding glycosyltransferase family 2 protein, with the protein MNKLSVVIITKNSAKFIEGAVKSALFADEVLILDSGSSDNTCETAKAMGARVEFQEWLGFGKQKQKAVDLAKNDWVFVLDSDERITAELQNEIKAILENPEFNAYYVPRINVFWGREIKRLGLYPDYSVRLFDKKKAKFNEKEVHESVECECEIGYLKSPMKHLAYESIEEFIDKQNRYSTLGAKPNKLKAFISPLWTFFKLYFIKLGFLEGWDGFVIARLYSQYTFWKYVKGKK; encoded by the coding sequence ATGAATAAGCTGAGTGTCGTAATAATTACGAAAAACAGTGCAAAATTTATAGAGGGCGCGGTTAAATCCGCTTTGTTTGCCGATGAGGTTTTGATACTTGACAGCGGAAGCAGTGACAATACATGTGAAACGGCTAAAGCTATGGGTGCGAGAGTTGAATTTCAGGAATGGCTCGGATTTGGAAAACAGAAACAAAAGGCTGTCGATTTGGCAAAAAACGACTGGGTTTTTGTGCTTGATTCGGATGAGAGAATAACCGCTGAACTTCAAAATGAAATAAAAGCCATATTGGAAAACCCGGAATTTAACGCATATTATGTTCCGAGAATAAATGTTTTTTGGGGCAGGGAAATAAAGCGTTTAGGGCTTTATCCTGATTATTCCGTAAGACTTTTCGATAAAAAAAAGGCAAAATTTAACGAAAAAGAAGTCCATGAAAGTGTTGAATGTGAATGTGAAATCGGGTATTTGAAAAGTCCCATGAAACATTTGGCGTATGAAAGTATTGAAGAATTTATCGATAAGCAGAACAGATATTCAACTCTTGGGGCGAAACCGAATAAATTAAAAGCTTTTATTTCTCCTTTATGGACGTTTTTTAAGCTGTATTTTATAAAGCTCGGATTTTTGGAAGGCTGGGATGGA
- a CDS encoding GGDEF domain-containing protein, translated as MIKKKNDKFSTSNGEVAGLNEPSSPLEEFAKKVFDKLIEENVPPIPYYYKMYFLNMLDEEPENFRNQVYEFITLEETNELEKDLEIEKKLKQSFKYSKELLQHTAVLYKNSQAIKEIFEKYKSETAHIANPKLFERLISGFEEKLKKINEKFENELNQIKQLYSKNVEILKEIESNSIFDARYGIYNKNFFLKELKKEIKLIEKFKHKSSVIVLKIRSSVLEALKSEKSKILLNRSVAKIMLKTSRRTDIIAHLGDGVFAMLLKHTDRVGACKTVERLSDIISNSAIFLEGEEINIKIVSGIVEVLGNDDVEICLSHALMMMEKAEQDDVLYYIYEGS; from the coding sequence ATGATCAAGAAAAAAAATGATAAATTTTCTACAAGTAATGGTGAAGTTGCTGGATTAAATGAACCGTCTTCTCCTCTTGAGGAGTTTGCAAAAAAAGTTTTTGACAAGCTTATTGAGGAAAATGTACCTCCTATTCCTTACTACTATAAAATGTATTTTTTAAATATGCTTGACGAAGAGCCGGAAAACTTTAGAAATCAGGTATATGAATTTATCACGCTTGAAGAAACAAACGAGTTGGAAAAAGATCTCGAAATTGAAAAAAAATTAAAACAGTCTTTTAAATATTCAAAAGAGCTTTTACAGCATACTGCAGTTTTGTATAAAAATTCACAAGCTATTAAAGAAATTTTTGAAAAATATAAGAGTGAAACGGCACATATAGCCAATCCTAAACTGTTTGAAAGACTAATAAGCGGATTTGAGGAAAAACTTAAAAAAATAAACGAAAAATTTGAAAATGAGCTTAATCAAATTAAACAGCTTTATTCAAAAAATGTTGAAATTTTAAAAGAAATTGAAAGCAATTCGATTTTTGATGCAAGATACGGAATTTATAATAAAAATTTCTTTTTAAAAGAACTGAAAAAAGAAATTAAATTGATTGAAAAATTTAAACACAAAAGCAGTGTTATTGTATTAAAAATAAGAAGCAGTGTACTTGAAGCGCTAAAATCTGAAAAATCTAAAATTTTACTTAACAGAAGTGTTGCAAAGATAATGCTAAAAACATCAAGAAGAACAGATATTATTGCACATTTGGGGGATGGTGTTTTTGCAATGCTTCTAAAACATACGGACAGGGTAGGTGCGTGTAAAACAGTTGAGAGACTTTCTGATATTATTAGTAATTCCGCTATTTTCCTTGAAGGTGAAGAGATAAATATCAAAATTGTTTCAGGAATTGTAGAGGTATTAGGTAATGATGATGTGGAAATTTGTCTTTCACATGCTTTAATGATGATGGAAAAAGCGGAACAAGATGATGTGCTATACTATATATATGAAGGAAGTTGA
- a CDS encoding ABC transporter ATP-binding protein gives MWKFIKEYLPYYKHYKKEIFLAVIGMIMVSASTAAIAYIIKPVLDKIFIEKNEHLLYLLPIGIIIIYFIKGVGRYIQTYYVTYIGEDVVRQIRDKFLNYILTFDMDYFKKTHSGELVSRIINDINRIQSAISHDLANFIRDILMALFLLGVVIYQSPKLAFFAIIIMPLIIYPIGKIAKKLKNLSKQSQAKTADLNKHLSEIFKNIETIKAYNAKIFEYEKFKEENLKYLKINLKTIRTSALLNPILELMNATVAAIVIIVGGHEVITGQMSVGAFFSFMTALFMMTEPIKRASNTYSNLQNAIAANERLKEIFHLKPQIVSGDKKLDNIEKIEFKNVSLKYGNNTALQNITYTAEKPVKVGLVGDSGGGKSSFVSLIMRFYDPSSGEILINGENMKRYSLEDLREKIAYIPQNVHIFNDTIAANVAYGKEIDEEKVKNALKKANLLEFVESLPEGINTVLLENGSNLSGGQKQRIAIARALYKDPDVLILDEATSALDNKSEAVIMDAINNLKDMIVFIIAHRLHTIDNADEILVFKNGQIVCKGKKEDLLEKCEEFKKLYQKSY, from the coding sequence TTGTGGAAATTTATTAAAGAATACCTCCCTTATTATAAACATTACAAAAAAGAGATATTTTTAGCTGTAATCGGGATGATAATGGTATCTGCATCCACCGCTGCCATTGCGTATATCATCAAACCGGTTCTTGACAAAATATTCATTGAAAAAAACGAACATCTTTTATACCTACTTCCGATTGGAATTATTATTATCTACTTCATAAAAGGAGTCGGAAGATACATTCAGACATATTACGTTACATACATAGGCGAAGACGTAGTAAGACAGATAAGAGACAAGTTTTTAAATTATATTTTAACGTTTGATATGGATTATTTCAAAAAAACACACTCAGGCGAACTTGTCAGCAGAATAATCAACGATATCAACAGAATACAAAGTGCCATAAGCCACGACCTGGCAAACTTTATAAGAGATATTCTAATGGCTCTGTTTTTGTTGGGAGTTGTAATATATCAAAGCCCTAAGTTAGCCTTTTTTGCGATAATAATTATGCCGCTTATTATTTATCCGATAGGTAAAATTGCCAAAAAACTGAAAAACCTCTCAAAACAGTCCCAGGCCAAAACTGCAGATTTAAACAAACACTTAAGCGAAATATTTAAAAACATCGAGACAATAAAAGCATACAATGCCAAAATATTCGAATATGAAAAATTTAAAGAAGAAAATTTAAAATACTTAAAAATCAACCTTAAAACAATCAGAACTTCAGCACTTTTAAATCCTATACTCGAACTTATGAACGCAACCGTAGCGGCAATAGTTATCATAGTAGGAGGTCATGAGGTTATTACGGGACAGATGAGTGTAGGTGCGTTTTTTTCTTTTATGACGGCTCTTTTTATGATGACCGAACCTATCAAAAGAGCATCAAACACATACTCCAACCTCCAAAACGCCATCGCTGCAAACGAAAGGTTAAAAGAAATTTTCCACCTCAAACCTCAGATTGTATCTGGAGATAAAAAGCTTGATAATATTGAAAAAATAGAATTTAAAAACGTATCATTAAAATACGGAAACAATACGGCTCTTCAAAATATAACCTACACTGCCGAAAAACCTGTGAAAGTCGGACTTGTGGGTGACAGCGGAGGCGGAAAAAGCTCTTTTGTAAGTCTGATTATGAGATTTTACGACCCGAGCAGCGGTGAAATTTTAATAAACGGTGAAAATATGAAACGCTACTCCCTGGAAGATTTAAGAGAAAAAATTGCATATATTCCTCAAAACGTCCATATATTTAACGACACCATTGCGGCAAACGTCGCATATGGTAAGGAAATTGACGAAGAAAAAGTCAAAAATGCCCTTAAAAAGGCGAATCTGCTTGAATTTGTAGAATCTTTACCTGAAGGAATAAACACTGTTTTACTGGAAAACGGCAGCAACTTAAGCGGAGGACAAAAACAAAGAATCGCAATAGCAAGAGCTTTATATAAAGACCCTGACGTTTTAATACTTGACGAAGCTACAAGTGCACTTGATAATAAAAGCGAAGCGGTTATAATGGACGCCATTAACAACCTTAAAGATATGATAGTATTTATAATCGCCCATAGACTTCATACAATTGATAATGCGGATGAAATACTTGTTTTCAAAAATGGACAGATAGTTTGTAAAGGAAAAAAAGAAGATCTATTGGAAAAATGTGAAGAGTTTAAAAAACTCTATCAAAAATCATATTAA
- the def gene encoding peptide deformylase: MAVLDIVTYPNKVLKQISKPVERFDKDLHKLLDDMYETMIKNNGVGLAAIQVAVPIRALLIDIGDEEGKQSKDTLIEVINPEFLTWDGTQKDTEGCLSVPDYFDEVERYKNVKVKFFDRFGKEHVMEAEGLLSVAFQHETDHLDGHLFVERLDYIKRKKFEKEWKKLLKQKRKK, translated from the coding sequence ATGGCGGTTTTAGATATTGTTACATATCCGAATAAGGTTTTAAAACAGATTTCAAAACCTGTTGAAAGATTTGATAAAGATTTACATAAACTATTAGACGATATGTACGAAACGATGATAAAAAACAACGGGGTAGGACTTGCAGCAATTCAGGTGGCTGTTCCTATCAGGGCACTTTTAATAGATATTGGAGATGAAGAGGGTAAGCAGAGCAAAGATACGCTTATTGAAGTTATAAACCCTGAATTTTTAACGTGGGACGGCACGCAAAAAGACACCGAAGGGTGTTTGAGTGTACCTGATTATTTTGATGAAGTTGAGAGATACAAAAATGTAAAAGTTAAATTTTTCGACAGATTCGGAAAAGAACACGTTATGGAAGCCGAAGGTTTGCTGAGTGTCGCTTTCCAGCATGAAACAGACCACCTTGACGGGCATCTGTTTGTGGAAAGACTTGATTATATTAAAAGAAAGAAGTTTGAAAAAGAGTGGAAAAAACTGCTAAAACAAAAACGAAAAAAATAA
- a CDS encoding glycosyltransferase family 9 protein, whose protein sequence is MDTIIKLSSLGDIIHSLVVLPKLEKKIDFVVDESFKDILQNNPYINNIVPVNLRAAKKDKKQLWKIYKELRQKTYQNVYDLQGLIKSALVARIIGNEVIGYANPREKIASIFYDKKIKSKKKFAVQRYLELFEMEDDGYLINHPKLLFYKDREFEYLSRDKKNIVFIIGASWECKKTPLHVWTELAEYFKNENIIIPYVGENEKKEAFFIADKAKNVIPVSLNLNDLKALIDKSDLLIGNDTGPSFIAWANNINNIILYGCTYNNKILENRYSKSVEIQNKEINKRLNVMDKMDVKNIIKRTDEF, encoded by the coding sequence ATGGATACGATAATAAAACTGAGTTCTTTAGGTGATATTATACATTCTTTGGTTGTTTTGCCAAAACTTGAAAAAAAAATAGATTTTGTGGTGGATGAATCATTTAAAGATATTTTACAAAACAATCCTTATATTAATAACATTGTGCCTGTAAATTTAAGAGCCGCTAAAAAAGATAAAAAGCAGCTTTGGAAAATTTACAAAGAGCTAAGACAAAAAACATATCAAAATGTATACGATCTGCAGGGGCTTATAAAAAGTGCTCTGGTTGCGAGAATAATAGGAAACGAAGTAATAGGGTACGCAAATCCGAGGGAAAAAATAGCTTCAATTTTTTATGATAAGAAAATAAAATCAAAAAAGAAATTTGCCGTTCAGAGATATTTGGAGCTTTTTGAAATGGAAGATGACGGTTATTTGATTAATCACCCGAAACTACTGTTTTATAAAGACAGGGAATTTGAATATTTAAGCCGTGATAAAAAAAACATAGTTTTTATAATAGGTGCGAGCTGGGAGTGTAAAAAAACACCTCTTCACGTCTGGACTGAGCTTGCCGAATATTTTAAAAACGAAAATATAATTATTCCCTATGTAGGCGAAAATGAAAAAAAAGAGGCGTTTTTTATAGCCGATAAGGCCAAAAATGTCATACCCGTAAGTCTAAATCTGAATGATTTAAAGGCTTTGATAGACAAAAGCGATTTGTTAATCGGAAACGATACGGGCCCTAGTTTTATAGCTTGGGCAAATAACATTAACAATATTATTTTATACGGATGTACTTATAACAATAAAATTTTGGAAAACAGGTATTCTAAAAGTGTAGAAATTCAAAACAAAGAAATAAACAAGAGGTTAAACGTGATGGATAAAATGGATGTAAAAAATATAATAAAGAGAACAGATGAATTTTGA